Proteins encoded by one window of Desulfovibrio ferrophilus:
- a CDS encoding lipoprotein-releasing ABC transporter permease subunit, producing the protein MSFERFIAMRYLFARRKQAFISVISLISILGVAIGVASLIVVLGVMNGMSTDLRDKILGVNAHLLVGSVDNSIADYRMLTETALTVEGVTGVMPFLYSEVMLSTRHGVKGVVLRGINPADAANVLTLDKDMLEGKLAHLTGGYGPSGGPPGIVLGKELAQRLGVRRGSLVNMLTPSGMTTAAGFKPKVQTVRVVAVFKTGMYEYDASLAYVSIPTAQRLMGFKTDTVSGLELKVDDVDRADEIGQLLKDKVGGFPLYVRNWKEMNENLYAALALEKLAISVILVMIVLVGSFSIVTTLVMLVMEKTRDIAILMSMGATRKSVRAIFMLQGMIIGVAGTVAGFALGLTLCFLLQRFQFITLPKGIYSLDYLPVLLEWPDLVAIGVSALVLCFLATVYPARQASKLTPAEALRYE; encoded by the coding sequence ATGAGCTTCGAGCGTTTCATCGCCATGCGCTACCTGTTTGCCCGGCGCAAGCAGGCATTCATCTCGGTCATTTCCCTGATTTCCATCTTGGGGGTGGCCATTGGCGTGGCGTCGCTTATCGTAGTGCTTGGCGTCATGAATGGTATGAGCACTGACCTGCGTGACAAGATTCTGGGCGTCAACGCGCACCTGCTCGTGGGGAGCGTGGATAATTCCATTGCTGACTATCGGATGCTGACAGAGACTGCGTTGACGGTTGAGGGTGTGACTGGAGTCATGCCCTTTTTGTATTCCGAGGTTATGCTGTCCACCCGGCATGGGGTGAAAGGCGTTGTGCTGCGGGGGATTAATCCTGCGGATGCCGCCAACGTGCTGACTCTGGACAAGGATATGCTCGAAGGCAAGCTTGCGCACCTGACCGGAGGCTACGGCCCGAGTGGAGGGCCTCCGGGTATTGTTCTTGGCAAGGAGCTTGCCCAGCGCCTTGGTGTCCGGCGTGGGAGCCTGGTGAACATGCTGACCCCGTCGGGCATGACGACCGCTGCCGGATTCAAGCCCAAGGTCCAGACTGTTCGCGTTGTGGCCGTGTTCAAGACCGGAATGTACGAATATGATGCATCACTGGCATACGTCTCCATTCCCACCGCACAAAGGCTGATGGGCTTCAAGACCGATACCGTGAGTGGTTTGGAACTCAAGGTCGACGATGTTGATCGCGCCGATGAAATCGGCCAACTGCTCAAGGATAAGGTCGGCGGCTTCCCGCTGTATGTGCGGAACTGGAAGGAGATGAACGAGAATCTTTACGCCGCATTGGCTTTGGAGAAATTGGCCATTTCTGTCATCCTGGTGATGATCGTGCTTGTGGGGTCGTTCTCCATCGTGACCACGCTCGTGATGCTGGTCATGGAAAAGACCCGGGACATTGCCATTCTGATGTCCATGGGAGCCACGCGCAAAAGCGTCCGCGCCATTTTCATGCTTCAGGGAATGATTATTGGGGTCGCCGGAACGGTTGCCGGGTTTGCCCTTGGGCTGACTCTATGTTTCCTGCTCCAGAGATTCCAGTTCATTACCTTGCCCAAAGGGATTTATTCCCTGGATTATTTGCCGGTGCTCCTGGAATGGCCTGATCTTGTTGCCATCGGTGTCTCCGCTCTTGTCTTGTGTTTCCTGGCCACGGTGTATCCAGCCCGCCAGGCTTCCAAGCTGACCCCTGCCGAGGCGCTCCGCTATGAGTAA
- a CDS encoding ABC transporter ATP-binding protein — protein sequence MSNFPLYDLRGVGKEYPGPSGTIQILKDLNLRVEEGESVAVVGASGAGKSTLLHVLGTLDTATSGEVFFRGENLNVFGEEARARLRNKEIGFVFQFHHLLPEFTTLENIAMPGLIAGMSKAKALARASEVLDLTGLSQRSSHKVTTLSGGERQRAAIARAIMLKPQVLLADEPTGNLDEKTGERIARLLFDLNEELGMAMVVVTHNVELARQMGRRFELRSGELYEQTC from the coding sequence ATGAGTAATTTCCCGTTGTATGATTTGCGGGGTGTTGGTAAGGAGTATCCCGGACCAAGCGGAACGATTCAAATCCTTAAGGATTTGAATCTGCGCGTGGAAGAGGGGGAGAGCGTTGCCGTGGTGGGGGCTTCGGGCGCTGGCAAATCCACTCTGTTGCATGTGTTGGGAACGTTGGACACCGCCACAAGCGGAGAGGTCTTCTTTCGAGGAGAGAACCTGAACGTATTTGGCGAAGAAGCCAGGGCCAGACTTCGGAATAAGGAGATCGGCTTTGTCTTTCAGTTTCATCATCTGCTCCCCGAGTTTACCACCCTTGAGAATATCGCTATGCCAGGCTTGATAGCAGGCATGAGCAAAGCCAAGGCCCTGGCCAGAGCTTCTGAGGTTCTGGATTTGACGGGTTTGAGCCAACGTTCGTCTCACAAGGTCACGACCTTGTCTGGAGGCGAACGGCAGCGGGCAGCCATCGCCCGAGCAATTATGCTCAAACCGCAGGTGCTGCTGGCCGATGAACCGACAGGAAATTTGGATGAAAAAACAGGAGAGCGCATTGCCCGCCTGTTGTTTGATTTGAATGAAGAACTGGGGATGGCCATGGTGGTCGTTACCCATAATGTGGAACTGGCCCGTCAGATGGGTCGGCGCTTCGAGCTGCGTTCCGGAGAACTGTATGAGCAAACGTGCTAA
- a CDS encoding PAS domain-containing sensor histidine kinase, protein MRFTKRFIFICAISAIAFAAFVAILQQKTLRDAQLQADDHARVIANALWTFEESSALAYLQLAANSYGYEWLIVKDDLGKTFLMIDGPPLSQIDAIFVATGLINRHTITTDIRHDDRTIGTISVLWLSRTIYIHLYVLFCLLLFLGGVWLFMRVLDMNRTLETRVGKRTAELENALSKLGNSEEKYRTLVENIPGAVLHSVNDSHWTALFISDPVEEITGHPARDFMAGEVDYLNQVVHPDDRIRVRATVADALIKGSDYSLEYRIQDASGEQHWVSEKGQGVSWKGGRPEYFTSAIFDITDRKLAEQELLRLQNMLQSTINSMPSVLVGVDTQGRVTQWNLEAERLTGISATSAQHKTLEQVYPALAPEMENVHRAIQEQTVMSTPHLLRQIGGEIRYNDVTVFPLVGIGMQGAVIRVDDVTDRVRIDEVMVQTEKMMSVGGLAAGMAHEINNPLGGILQGAQNIMRRTSPELPANHQAAHDTGCTLDQIRLYMEKRGINRMLSGIQESGLRAAKIVSNMLDFSRKSGTSMATCDVNVLADTVLDLATSDYDLKKSYDFKKVRIIREYSHDLDQITCAHTEIEQVLFNLVKNAAYAMADHPKPGIAPIIIIRTRREGNTAVIEVEDNGPGMTMEIRKRIFEPFFTTKPPGVGTGLGLSVSYFIITQNHGGQFTVESTPGVGTTFIIKLPLTLTS, encoded by the coding sequence GTGCGATTTACCAAACGCTTTATTTTCATCTGCGCGATATCGGCCATCGCCTTCGCAGCATTCGTAGCCATCCTACAGCAAAAAACGTTGAGAGACGCCCAGCTGCAGGCCGACGATCATGCACGGGTCATCGCCAACGCTCTCTGGACCTTTGAGGAATCCAGCGCCTTGGCCTACCTGCAACTTGCAGCAAATTCCTATGGCTATGAGTGGCTGATCGTCAAAGATGACCTTGGAAAAACCTTCCTGATGATCGACGGACCGCCTCTCTCACAAATCGATGCCATATTCGTAGCCACCGGTCTCATCAATCGCCATACCATCACCACGGACATCCGCCACGACGATCGCACCATCGGCACCATCAGTGTCCTCTGGCTATCACGAACCATCTACATTCACCTTTATGTGCTGTTCTGTCTGCTCCTTTTCCTGGGAGGGGTCTGGCTTTTCATGCGCGTGTTGGACATGAACCGCACCCTTGAGACCCGGGTCGGAAAGCGAACAGCAGAACTGGAAAATGCCCTGAGCAAACTTGGCAACAGTGAAGAAAAATACCGAACGCTGGTGGAAAACATCCCCGGCGCAGTGTTGCACAGCGTCAACGACAGTCATTGGACAGCCCTGTTCATCAGTGACCCTGTGGAGGAAATCACAGGCCACCCAGCCCGGGACTTCATGGCTGGCGAGGTTGATTACCTGAATCAGGTTGTTCATCCCGATGATCGCATTCGCGTCCGCGCCACCGTTGCCGACGCCCTGATCAAGGGCTCCGATTACTCCCTAGAGTACCGGATTCAAGATGCCTCGGGGGAACAGCACTGGGTGTCCGAAAAAGGACAGGGAGTCTCCTGGAAAGGAGGACGCCCCGAATACTTCACCAGCGCAATCTTCGACATCACCGACCGCAAGCTTGCAGAGCAGGAACTACTCCGGCTGCAGAACATGCTGCAAAGCACCATCAACTCCATGCCTTCGGTCCTTGTAGGCGTTGACACTCAGGGCCGTGTCACCCAGTGGAACCTCGAAGCCGAGCGCCTTACCGGAATCAGTGCCACATCTGCCCAGCACAAGACGTTGGAGCAGGTCTATCCGGCGCTTGCTCCCGAGATGGAAAATGTCCACCGAGCCATCCAGGAACAAACAGTCATGTCCACCCCGCATCTACTCCGCCAGATCGGGGGAGAGATTCGCTATAATGATGTCACCGTATTTCCTCTGGTTGGAATTGGCATGCAAGGGGCCGTCATCCGAGTTGACGATGTGACCGACCGGGTCAGAATCGATGAAGTAATGGTTCAGACCGAGAAAATGATGTCCGTAGGCGGCCTTGCTGCCGGAATGGCTCATGAAATCAACAACCCCCTGGGAGGCATCCTCCAGGGCGCCCAAAACATCATGCGCCGCACTTCACCCGAGCTTCCTGCCAACCATCAGGCCGCCCATGACACAGGCTGCACCCTGGATCAGATCCGGCTATATATGGAAAAACGGGGGATTAACCGGATGCTCTCCGGCATTCAGGAGTCTGGACTGCGTGCAGCCAAGATCGTCTCCAATATGCTGGATTTCAGCCGCAAAAGCGGAACCAGCATGGCAACCTGCGATGTCAATGTCCTGGCCGACACGGTTCTTGACCTTGCGACCAGCGATTACGACCTCAAAAAAAGTTACGATTTCAAGAAAGTTCGAATCATCCGCGAGTATAGCCACGATCTCGATCAGATCACCTGTGCCCATACCGAGATTGAACAGGTCCTGTTCAACCTGGTCAAGAATGCGGCTTACGCCATGGCGGACCATCCCAAGCCTGGCATTGCCCCCATCATCATCATCCGCACCCGCCGGGAAGGCAACACAGCAGTCATCGAGGTGGAGGACAACGGTCCGGGCATGACCATGGAGATCAGAAAACGAATCTTTGAGCCATTCTTCACCACCAAACCCCCAGGGGTTGGCACCGGACTTGGCCTTTCGGTTTCATACTTCATCATCACCCAGAACCATGGAGGGCAGTTCACGGTGGAGTCCACTCCTGGGGTTGGCACCACTTTCATCATCAAGCTGCCCTTGACCCTTACAAGCTGA
- the lysS gene encoding lysine--tRNA ligase: MLRALQDSGELNEVMKNRVGKACTLLDADIPLFPNDFRQEAHIVDIVDKYDAVDGDELEGMDLSFSLAGRIVSHRSFGKVTFFHLQDVSGKMQVYAARDDLGTEAYQVFKKYDIGDIVGVTGGLFRTKTGELTVKVSDVRLLTKSMRPLPEKYHGLKDVETRYRQRYVDLIVTERTKDIFIKRTKIVREFRRFMESRGFMEVETPMMQPIAGGATARPFETHHNALDIKLYMRIAPELYLKRLIVGGFERVFEINRNFRNEGTSTQHNPEFTMCEFYWAYATFEDLMDLTEELFAHVAQEVCGSTVVPYQGEEIDLTPGNWHRMSFHESLEKIGGIEPEWYRDYDKAVALVQKEGEKVVDGEVLGKIQAKLFDLFVEPKLIQPHFIYHYPTDISPLSRRNDKNPEITDRFELFMSGRELANAFSELNDPVDQRVRFEAQVAEKEAGDDEAHAMDDDYVRALEYGMPPTAGQGIGIDRLVMLLTDSASIREVILFPLLKPEGSAGS, encoded by the coding sequence ATGCTGAGAGCTTTGCAGGATAGTGGCGAGCTGAATGAAGTCATGAAGAACCGCGTGGGCAAGGCCTGTACCTTGCTGGATGCTGATATCCCGCTGTTCCCTAATGACTTCCGTCAGGAAGCTCATATTGTCGATATTGTTGATAAGTACGATGCTGTGGACGGTGATGAGCTGGAGGGGATGGACCTCTCGTTCAGCCTGGCGGGGCGTATTGTGTCCCACCGTTCCTTTGGCAAGGTTACTTTTTTCCACCTTCAGGACGTCAGCGGCAAGATGCAGGTCTATGCGGCTCGTGATGATCTGGGGACGGAAGCCTACCAAGTCTTCAAGAAGTACGACATCGGCGACATAGTCGGCGTCACCGGCGGTCTGTTCCGGACCAAGACCGGTGAGCTTACCGTCAAGGTGAGCGACGTACGGCTGCTGACCAAGTCCATGCGTCCTCTGCCTGAAAAATATCATGGCTTGAAGGATGTTGAGACCCGCTATCGTCAGCGCTATGTGGATCTGATCGTCACTGAGCGGACCAAGGACATCTTTATCAAGCGTACCAAAATCGTGCGCGAGTTCCGCAGGTTCATGGAGTCCAGAGGCTTCATGGAAGTGGAAACCCCCATGATGCAGCCCATTGCTGGCGGTGCCACTGCGCGGCCTTTTGAGACGCATCATAATGCCCTTGATATCAAGCTCTACATGCGCATCGCTCCAGAGTTGTACCTGAAGCGTCTCATTGTGGGTGGGTTTGAGCGGGTCTTCGAGATCAACCGCAACTTCCGCAATGAAGGCACCAGTACTCAGCATAACCCCGAGTTCACCATGTGTGAATTCTACTGGGCGTACGCAACGTTCGAGGATTTGATGGATCTGACCGAGGAGCTGTTTGCTCACGTCGCTCAGGAAGTCTGTGGCTCGACCGTGGTTCCCTATCAGGGTGAGGAGATTGATCTGACCCCGGGGAATTGGCACCGCATGAGTTTTCATGAATCCCTGGAAAAGATCGGTGGTATTGAGCCTGAGTGGTATCGGGATTACGACAAGGCCGTCGCCCTGGTGCAGAAAGAGGGCGAGAAGGTCGTGGATGGCGAGGTTCTGGGCAAGATCCAGGCAAAGCTGTTTGACCTCTTTGTGGAGCCCAAGCTGATCCAGCCGCATTTTATTTATCATTACCCCACGGATATTTCTCCGCTGTCGCGCCGCAACGACAAGAACCCCGAGATTACCGATCGGTTCGAATTGTTCATGAGCGGTCGTGAGTTGGCGAATGCCTTCTCGGAGTTGAATGACCCTGTGGACCAGCGCGTCCGCTTTGAGGCCCAGGTGGCCGAGAAGGAGGCAGGTGATGACGAGGCCCATGCCATGGATGACGATTACGTCCGGGCGTTGGAATACGGCATGCCGCCCACTGCAGGCCAGGGGATCGGCATTGACCGCCTCGTGATGCTGCTGACGGATTCGGCCAGCATTCGTGAAGTGATTCTATTCCCGCTGCTTAAGCCGGAGGGCTCTGCCGGATCATGA